Proteins encoded in a region of the Raphanus sativus cultivar WK10039 chromosome 8, ASM80110v3, whole genome shotgun sequence genome:
- the LOC108821544 gene encoding uncharacterized protein LOC108821544 isoform X3 yields the protein MEEEQIRVVKIIVIGVIIWAVSFILTRRIFSSYSFDFSNRLLSTVHATVAVTLATLSVQDWSCPVCPRASKPSPQQMDTMAFSLSYMIYDLICCQFDQVISIDNAVHHFVSILGFVAGLAYQKSGSEIIATLWIAEISSPFYHLREILKEIGYRDTSVNLAADAMGSGLQLVSIFWFYKIFGMMRYKLFKKPKSNKKAT from the exons ATGGAGGAAGAACAAATAAGAGTCGTTAAGATAATAGTTATTGGAGTAATCATATGGGCTGTGAGCTTTATTCTCACCAGAAGAATCTTCTCAAGCTACTCCTTCGACTTCAGCAACCGTCTTCTCTCAACTGTTCACGCGACAGTCGCTGTCACGTTAGCAACTCTCTCTGTTCAAGATTGGTCTTGCCCTGTTTGTCCCCGTGCTTCTAAGCCATCTCCCCAACAG ATGGATACAATGGCGTTTTCATTGTCGTACATGATATACGATCTCATATGTTGCCAGTTCGATCAAGTGATCAGCATTGACAATGCGGTTCATCATTTTGTCAGCATTCTTGGTTTTGTTGCTGGACTTGCCTACCAAAAG TCTGGATCTGAGATCATAGCTACACTGTGGATAGCAGAGATATCCAGTCCTTTTTACCATTTAAGGGAGATTCTTAAAGAGATTGGATACAGAGACACCAGCGTCAACCTAGCAGCTGAT GCAATGGGATCCGGATTACAACTCGTGAGTATATTTTGGTTCTATAAAATCTTTGGGATGATGAGATATAAACTATTTAAGAAGCCAAAGTCAAACAAAAAGGCTACCTAG
- the LOC108821544 gene encoding uncharacterized protein LOC108821544 isoform X1, with amino-acid sequence MEEEQIRVVKIIVIGVIIWAVSFILTRRIFSSYSFDFSNRLLSTVHATVAVTLATLSVQDWSCPVCPRASKPSPQQMDTMAFSLSYMIYDLICCQFDQVISIDNAVHHFVSILGFVAGLAYQKSGSEIIATLWIAEISSPFYHLREILKEIGYRDTSVNLAADVCFATIFTLARIVCGPFLVYVSLTADNPIFIKAMGSGLQLVSIFWFYKIFGMMRYKLFKKPKSNKKAT; translated from the exons ATGGAGGAAGAACAAATAAGAGTCGTTAAGATAATAGTTATTGGAGTAATCATATGGGCTGTGAGCTTTATTCTCACCAGAAGAATCTTCTCAAGCTACTCCTTCGACTTCAGCAACCGTCTTCTCTCAACTGTTCACGCGACAGTCGCTGTCACGTTAGCAACTCTCTCTGTTCAAGATTGGTCTTGCCCTGTTTGTCCCCGTGCTTCTAAGCCATCTCCCCAACAG ATGGATACAATGGCGTTTTCATTGTCGTACATGATATACGATCTCATATGTTGCCAGTTCGATCAAGTGATCAGCATTGACAATGCGGTTCATCATTTTGTCAGCATTCTTGGTTTTGTTGCTGGACTTGCCTACCAAAAG TCTGGATCTGAGATCATAGCTACACTGTGGATAGCAGAGATATCCAGTCCTTTTTACCATTTAAGGGAGATTCTTAAAGAGATTGGATACAGAGACACCAGCGTCAACCTAGCAGCTGAT GTGTGTTTTGCCACTATCTTCACATTGGCGAGAATTGTGTGTGGACCCTTTCTCGTTTACGTAAGTCTAACGGCTGATAATCCCATCTTCATCAAG GCAATGGGATCCGGATTACAACTCGTGAGTATATTTTGGTTCTATAAAATCTTTGGGATGATGAGATATAAACTATTTAAGAAGCCAAAGTCAAACAAAAAGGCTACCTAG
- the LOC108821544 gene encoding uncharacterized protein LOC108821544 isoform X4, with protein sequence MEEEQIRVVKIIVIGVIIWAVSFILTRRIFSSYSFDFSNRLLSTVHATVAVTLATLSVQDWSCPVCPRASKPSPQQMDTMAFSLSYMIYDLICCQFDQVISIDNAVHHFVSILGFVAGLAYQKSGSEIIATLWIAEISSPFYHLREILKEIGYRDTSVNLAADAMGSGLQLI encoded by the exons ATGGAGGAAGAACAAATAAGAGTCGTTAAGATAATAGTTATTGGAGTAATCATATGGGCTGTGAGCTTTATTCTCACCAGAAGAATCTTCTCAAGCTACTCCTTCGACTTCAGCAACCGTCTTCTCTCAACTGTTCACGCGACAGTCGCTGTCACGTTAGCAACTCTCTCTGTTCAAGATTGGTCTTGCCCTGTTTGTCCCCGTGCTTCTAAGCCATCTCCCCAACAG ATGGATACAATGGCGTTTTCATTGTCGTACATGATATACGATCTCATATGTTGCCAGTTCGATCAAGTGATCAGCATTGACAATGCGGTTCATCATTTTGTCAGCATTCTTGGTTTTGTTGCTGGACTTGCCTACCAAAAG TCTGGATCTGAGATCATAGCTACACTGTGGATAGCAGAGATATCCAGTCCTTTTTACCATTTAAGGGAGATTCTTAAAGAGATTGGATACAGAGACACCAGCGTCAACCTAGCAGCTGAT GCAATGGGATCCGGATTACAACTC ATATAA
- the LOC108821544 gene encoding uncharacterized protein LOC108821544 isoform X2 — MEEEQIRVVKIIVIGVIIWAVSFILTRRIFSSYSFDFSNRLLSTVHATVAVTLATLSVQDWSCPVCPRASKPSPQQMDTMAFSLSYMIYDLICCQFDQVISIDNAVHHFVSILGFVAGLAYQKSGSEIIATLWIAEISSPFYHLREILKEIGYRDTSVNLAADVCFATIFTLARIVCGPFLVYVSLTADNPIFIKAMGSGLQLI, encoded by the exons ATGGAGGAAGAACAAATAAGAGTCGTTAAGATAATAGTTATTGGAGTAATCATATGGGCTGTGAGCTTTATTCTCACCAGAAGAATCTTCTCAAGCTACTCCTTCGACTTCAGCAACCGTCTTCTCTCAACTGTTCACGCGACAGTCGCTGTCACGTTAGCAACTCTCTCTGTTCAAGATTGGTCTTGCCCTGTTTGTCCCCGTGCTTCTAAGCCATCTCCCCAACAG ATGGATACAATGGCGTTTTCATTGTCGTACATGATATACGATCTCATATGTTGCCAGTTCGATCAAGTGATCAGCATTGACAATGCGGTTCATCATTTTGTCAGCATTCTTGGTTTTGTTGCTGGACTTGCCTACCAAAAG TCTGGATCTGAGATCATAGCTACACTGTGGATAGCAGAGATATCCAGTCCTTTTTACCATTTAAGGGAGATTCTTAAAGAGATTGGATACAGAGACACCAGCGTCAACCTAGCAGCTGAT GTGTGTTTTGCCACTATCTTCACATTGGCGAGAATTGTGTGTGGACCCTTTCTCGTTTACGTAAGTCTAACGGCTGATAATCCCATCTTCATCAAG GCAATGGGATCCGGATTACAACTC ATATAA